From a region of the Vanessa atalanta chromosome 13, ilVanAtal1.2, whole genome shotgun sequence genome:
- the LOC125068394 gene encoding larval cuticle protein LCP-17-like translates to MKFLVVLAVAVACAAADVSHIVKSDESQAPILRSDYEQQPEGHFQYAIETGNGIVSQAEGVVKNPASENAALEVKGTVRYTAPDGTPISLEYVADESGYHPTGSHLPVPPPIPEQILRAQKFIADHPAPIVKKTV, encoded by the exons ATG AAATTCCTAGTCGTCCTCGCTGTCGCCGTGGCCTGCGCCGCCGCTGACGTTTCTCACATCGTCAAATCTGACGAATCCCAAGCCCCCATCCTAAGATCCGACTACGAACAACAACCCGAGGGCCACTTCCAGTACGCAATTGAAACCGGCAATGGCATCGTCTCCCAAGCTGAAGGTGTTGTGAAGAACCCTGCCTCT gaaAACGCCGCTCTCGAAGTTAAGGGAACCGTCCGATACACCGCCCCCGATGGCACCCCCATCAGCTTGGAGTACGTCGCCGACGAAAGTGGATACCACCCCACT gGTAGCCACCTCCCCGTCCCACCACCAATCCCAGAGCAGATCCTCCGTGCACAAAAATTCATCGCCGACCACCCAGCTCCAATCGTCAAGAAAACCGTTTAA
- the LOC125068393 gene encoding larval cuticle protein LCP-17-like, producing the protein MKFLVVLAVAVACAAADVSHIVKSDESQAPIVRSDFEQQPEGHFQYAYETGNGIVSQAEGVVKNPASENAALEVKGTVRYTAPDGTPISLEYVADESGYHPTGSHLPVPPPIPEQILRALKFIADHPAPIVKKTV; encoded by the exons ATG AAATTCCTAGTCGTCCTCGCTGTCGCCGTGGCCTGCGCCGCCGCTGACGTTTCTCACATCGTCAAATCTGACGAATCCCAAGCCCCCATCGTAAGATCCGACTTCGAACAACAACCAGAGGGCCACTTCCAGTACGCATATGAAACCGGCAATGGCATCGTCTCCCAAGCTGAAGGTGTTGTGAAGAACCCAGCCTCT gaaAACGCCGCTCTCGAAGTTAAGGGAACCGTCCGATACACCGCCCCCGATGGCACCCCCATCAGCTTGGAGTACGTCGCCGACGAAAGTGGATACCACCCCACT gGTAGCCACCTCCCCGTCCCACCACCAATCCCAGAGCAGATCCTCCGTGCACTAAAATTCATCGCCGACCACCCAGCCCCAATCGTCAAGAAAACCGTTTAA